In Falco biarmicus isolate bFalBia1 chromosome 7, bFalBia1.pri, whole genome shotgun sequence, a single window of DNA contains:
- the SPI1 gene encoding transcription factor PU.1 isoform X2, translated as MVPYESDLYRQPHDYYQYLNSDGESHGDHYWDYHPHHMHSEFETFGDNHFTELQSVQPPQLQQLYRHMEIEQMHVLDSAIPTTHIGLNHQAEQPQLSQPVCIGEVLQPPDHLCGPPLDSLQQVSYLPRMCLQYSSPPQPSSDEEDIERQSPPLEVSDGETDGVDPGPGIMHGETGSKKKIRLYQFLLDLLRSGDMKDSIWWVDKEKGTFQFSSKHKEALAHRWGIQKGNRKKMTYQKMARALRNYGKTGEVKKVKKKLTYQFSGEVMGRGVTDRKHYPH; from the exons ATGGTACCCTATGAGTCAGACCTCTACCGACAGCCCCATGACTACTACCAATATCTCAACAGTGATGGAGAGAGTCATGGTG atcATTACTGGGACTATCATCCACACCACATGCACAGTGAGTTTGAGACCTTTGGAGACAATCACTTCACGGAACTGCAGAGCGTAcagcctccccagctgcagcagctgtacaGGCACATGGAAATTGAACAAATGCATGTCTTGGACTCTGCAATCCCAACCACACACATCGGACTCAACCATCAG gctgaacaaccccaactctctcagcctgtctgcataggagaggtgctccagccccctgaccatctttgtggccctcctctggactcgctccaacag GTGTCCTATTTGCCCCGGATGTGCCTACAGTACTCCTCTCCACCGCAGCCCAGTTCTGATGAGGAGGACATAGAGAGGCAGAGCCCCCCACTGGAGGTgtcagatggggaaactgatgGTGTGGACCCTGGGCCTGGAATTATGCATGGAGAAACAG GCAGCAAGAAAAAGATACGTCTGTATCAGTTCCTTCTGGACCTTCTTCGCAGTGGAGACATGAAGGACAGCATCTGGTGGGTGGACAAGGAAAAAGGtactttccagttctcctccaaACACAAAGAGGCACTGGCGCATCGCTGGGGCATCCAGAAGGGCAATCGCAAGAAAATGACCTACCAGAAGATGGCACGGGCTTTGAGAAACTATGGCAAGACAGGGGAAGTCAAGAAAGTCAAGAAGAAGCTGACCTACCAGTTTAGTGGAGAGGTGATGGGAAGAGGGGTCACTGATAGGAAGCATTATCCTCACTGA
- the SPI1 gene encoding transcription factor PU.1 isoform X1, with protein MLQACKMEGFPLIPPPSEDMVPYESDLYRQPHDYYQYLNSDGESHGDHYWDYHPHHMHSEFETFGDNHFTELQSVQPPQLQQLYRHMEIEQMHVLDSAIPTTHIGLNHQAEQPQLSQPVCIGEVLQPPDHLCGPPLDSLQQVSYLPRMCLQYSSPPQPSSDEEDIERQSPPLEVSDGETDGVDPGPGIMHGETGSKKKIRLYQFLLDLLRSGDMKDSIWWVDKEKGTFQFSSKHKEALAHRWGIQKGNRKKMTYQKMARALRNYGKTGEVKKVKKKLTYQFSGEVMGRGVTDRKHYPH; from the exons ATGTTGCAAGCTTGCAAAATGGAAGGATTTCCCCTCATTCCCCCT CCCTCTGAAGATATGGTACCCTATGAGTCAGACCTCTACCGACAGCCCCATGACTACTACCAATATCTCAACAGTGATGGAGAGAGTCATGGTG atcATTACTGGGACTATCATCCACACCACATGCACAGTGAGTTTGAGACCTTTGGAGACAATCACTTCACGGAACTGCAGAGCGTAcagcctccccagctgcagcagctgtacaGGCACATGGAAATTGAACAAATGCATGTCTTGGACTCTGCAATCCCAACCACACACATCGGACTCAACCATCAG gctgaacaaccccaactctctcagcctgtctgcataggagaggtgctccagccccctgaccatctttgtggccctcctctggactcgctccaacag GTGTCCTATTTGCCCCGGATGTGCCTACAGTACTCCTCTCCACCGCAGCCCAGTTCTGATGAGGAGGACATAGAGAGGCAGAGCCCCCCACTGGAGGTgtcagatggggaaactgatgGTGTGGACCCTGGGCCTGGAATTATGCATGGAGAAACAG GCAGCAAGAAAAAGATACGTCTGTATCAGTTCCTTCTGGACCTTCTTCGCAGTGGAGACATGAAGGACAGCATCTGGTGGGTGGACAAGGAAAAAGGtactttccagttctcctccaaACACAAAGAGGCACTGGCGCATCGCTGGGGCATCCAGAAGGGCAATCGCAAGAAAATGACCTACCAGAAGATGGCACGGGCTTTGAGAAACTATGGCAAGACAGGGGAAGTCAAGAAAGTCAAGAAGAAGCTGACCTACCAGTTTAGTGGAGAGGTGATGGGAAGAGGGGTCACTGATAGGAAGCATTATCCTCACTGA
- the SPI1 gene encoding transcription factor PU.1 isoform X3: MLQACKMEGFPLIPPPSEDMVPYESDLYRQPHDYYQYLNSDGESHGDHYWDYHPHHMHSEFETFGDNHFTELQSVQPPQLQQLYRHMEIEQMHVLDSAIPTTHIGLNHQVSYLPRMCLQYSSPPQPSSDEEDIERQSPPLEVSDGETDGVDPGPGIMHGETGSKKKIRLYQFLLDLLRSGDMKDSIWWVDKEKGTFQFSSKHKEALAHRWGIQKGNRKKMTYQKMARALRNYGKTGEVKKVKKKLTYQFSGEVMGRGVTDRKHYPH, encoded by the exons ATGTTGCAAGCTTGCAAAATGGAAGGATTTCCCCTCATTCCCCCT CCCTCTGAAGATATGGTACCCTATGAGTCAGACCTCTACCGACAGCCCCATGACTACTACCAATATCTCAACAGTGATGGAGAGAGTCATGGTG atcATTACTGGGACTATCATCCACACCACATGCACAGTGAGTTTGAGACCTTTGGAGACAATCACTTCACGGAACTGCAGAGCGTAcagcctccccagctgcagcagctgtacaGGCACATGGAAATTGAACAAATGCATGTCTTGGACTCTGCAATCCCAACCACACACATCGGACTCAACCATCAG GTGTCCTATTTGCCCCGGATGTGCCTACAGTACTCCTCTCCACCGCAGCCCAGTTCTGATGAGGAGGACATAGAGAGGCAGAGCCCCCCACTGGAGGTgtcagatggggaaactgatgGTGTGGACCCTGGGCCTGGAATTATGCATGGAGAAACAG GCAGCAAGAAAAAGATACGTCTGTATCAGTTCCTTCTGGACCTTCTTCGCAGTGGAGACATGAAGGACAGCATCTGGTGGGTGGACAAGGAAAAAGGtactttccagttctcctccaaACACAAAGAGGCACTGGCGCATCGCTGGGGCATCCAGAAGGGCAATCGCAAGAAAATGACCTACCAGAAGATGGCACGGGCTTTGAGAAACTATGGCAAGACAGGGGAAGTCAAGAAAGTCAAGAAGAAGCTGACCTACCAGTTTAGTGGAGAGGTGATGGGAAGAGGGGTCACTGATAGGAAGCATTATCCTCACTGA